The following coding sequences lie in one Spinacia oleracea cultivar Varoflay chromosome 1, BTI_SOV_V1, whole genome shotgun sequence genomic window:
- the LOC110793390 gene encoding cellulose synthase A catalytic subunit 1 [UDP-forming], whose translation MEATGGMVAGSYKRNELVRIRHDSTDSGSKSLKNLDGQICQICGDTVGVTSNGGVFVACNECAFPVCRPCYEYERKDGNQCCPQCKTRYKRQKGSLRVEGDDEEEDVDDLDNEFNYERGTSKARHQWQGEDVDLSSSSRHGSQPIPLLTNGQVVSGEIPSATPDNQSVRSTSGPIGPEKRGNHSLPYIDPCLPVPVRIVDPSKDLNSYGLGSVDWKERVESWKLKQEKNMTHTGNRYSEGKGGDVEGSGSNGEELQLADDVRQPMSRIVPIPSSHLTPYRAVIIFRLIILVFFLQFRITHPVEDAYPLWLTSVICEIWFAMSWILDQFPKWYPINRETYLDRLAFRHDREGEPSQLAPIDVFVSTVDPLKEPPIITANTVLSILAVDYPVDKVSCYVSDDGSAMLTFEGLSETAEFARKWVPFCKKFSIEPRAPEFYFQQKIDYLKDKIQPSFVKERRAMKREYEEFKVRINALVAKAQKVPEEGWTMQDGTAWPGNNPRDHPGMIQVFLGHSGGLDMDGNELPRLVYVSREKRPGFQHHKKAGAMNALIRVSAVLTNGAYILNVDCDHYFNNSKCLKEAMCFMMDPALGKKVCYVQFPQRFDGIDLHDRYANRNIVFFDINMKGQDGIQGPVYVGTGCCFNRQALYGYDPVLTEEDFEPNFIIKNCFGSRKKGKSGNKKYMDKKRGPKRSESSIPIFNMEDIEEGVEGYEDEKSLLMSQKRLEKRFGQSPVFIAATFMEMGGIPPTTNPATLLKEAIHVISCGYEDKSEWGKEIGWIYGSVTEDILTGFKMHARGWMSIYCMPPRPAFKGSAPLNLSDRLNQVLRWALGSIEIMLSRHCPIWYGYKGRLRFLERLAYINTVVYPLTSIPLIAYCILPAICLLTNKFIIPTLSNFASILFIMLFMSIAATGILELRWSGVSIEDWWRNEQFWVIGGTSAHLFAVFQGLLKVLAGIDTNFTVTSKAADEDGDFAELYIFKWTALLIPPTTVLIVNLVGVVAGVSYAINSGYQSWGPLFGKLFFSFWVIAHLYPFLKGLLGRQNRTPTIVIVWSVLLASIFSLLWVRINPFTTDAEKAAAGNQCGINC comes from the exons ATGGAGGCGACTGGTGGAATGGTGGCTGGATCTTACAAAAGGAATGAACTTGTTAGGATTCGCCATGATAGTACTGATAGTGGG TCCAAATCTTTGAAGAATTTGGATGGACAAATCTGTCAGATCTGTGGGGATACAGTGGGAGTTACTTCGAATGGCGGTGTCTTTGTCGCTTGCAATGAATGTGCTTTTCCAGTTTGCAGGCCTTGTTATGAGTATGAGAGAAAAGATGGAAACCAGTGTTGCCCCCAGTGCAAGACAAGATACAAGAGACAGAAAG GGAGTCTTCGCGTGGAGGGAGATGATGAAGAGGAAGATGTTGATGATTTGGATAATGAATTCAATTATGAAAGGGGAACCAGCAAGGCTAGACATCAATGGCAGGGTGAAGATGTAGATCTCTCGTCATCTTCTAGGCATGGATCTCAGCCAATTCCTCTCCTTACCAATGGTCAAGTG GTTTCTGGGGAAATACCAAGTGCGACACCAGACAATCAATCTGTGCGAAGCACATCAGGTCCTATAGGCCCTGAGAAGCGTGGTAACCACTCCCTTCCTTACATTGATCCATGCCTGCCAG TTCCTGTGAGAATTGTGGACCCTTCAAAGGACTTGAATTCATATGGGCTTGGTAGTGTGGACTGGAAGGAAAGAGTTGAAAGTTGGAAACTGAAACAGGAGAAGAATATGACTCATACGGGAAATCGATATTCAGAAGGGAAAGGGGGTGATGTTGAAGGCTCTGGTTCAAATGGTGAAGAACTCCAGTT GGCTGATGATGTGCGTCAACCAATGAGTCGAATTGTCCCTATCCCTTCATCGCATCTCACTCCTTATCGAGCTGTGATCATTTTCCGGCTTATCATTTTAGTCTTCTTCTTGCAATTTCGTATTACCCATCCCGTGGAGGATGCATATCCATTATGGCTCACATCAGTCATCTGTGAGATCTGGTTCGCAATGTCATGGATTTTGGATCAGTTTCCAAAATGGTATCCTATCAACCGTGAGACGTACCTTGACAGGCTCGCGTTCAG GCATGACCGTGAAGGAGAGCCGTCGCAGTTAGCTCCTATTGATGTGTTTGTCAGTACAGTGGATCCTTTGAAAGAGCCGCCTATCATCACAGCTAATACTGTGTTGTCCATTCTAGCAGTGGACTACCCAGTCGACAAAGTTTCTTGCTATGTTTCAGATGATGGGTCTGCGATGCTGACATTTGAAGGTCTTTCTGAAACTGCTGAGTTCGCCAGGAAATGGGTGCCATTTTGTAAGAAGTTCAGTATTGAGCCAAGGGCACCCGAATTCTACTTTCAACAGAAGATTGATTACTTAAAAGACAAGATTCAGCCTTCTTTTGTCAAGGAACGCAGAGCAATGAAG AGGGAGTATGAAGAATTTAAGGTCCGAATCAATGCCCTTGTTGCAAAAGCACAGAAGGTGCCTGAAGAAGGATGGACAATGCAAGATGGAACAGCCTGGCCTGGAAATAACCCCAGGGACCATCCAGGAATGATTCAG GTGTTTTTGGGCCACAGTGGAGGCCTTGACATGGATGGTAATGAATTGCCGCGATTAGTTTATGTTTCTCGTGAGAAGAGACCTGGTTTCCAACATCACAAAAAAGCTGGTGCCATGAATGCTTTG ATCCGTGTTTCTGCAGTACTGACAAATGGTGCATATATACTGAATGTCGATTGTGATCACTACTTCAACAACAGCAAATGTCTTAAAGAAGCCATGTGTTTCATGATGGATCCTGCTCTTGGGAAGAAAGTATGCTATGTGCAGTTTCCCCAAAGATTCGATGGCATTGATTTACACGATCGATATGCTAACAGAAACATTGTGTTCTTTGAT ATTAACATGAAGGGTCAGGACGGCATCCAAGGGCCAGTTTATGTGGGAACTGGATGTTGTTTCAACAGACAAGCGCTTTATGGGTATGATCCAGTATTGACTGAAGAAGATTTTGAGCCAAATTTCATCATCAAAAATTGTTTTGGATCAAGGAAGAAGGGGAAGAGTGGTAACAAAAAGTACATGGATAAGAAGAGGGGACCTAAAAGAAGTGAATCTTCCATACCAATTTTCAACATGGAAGACATCGAAGAAGGTGTTGAAG GCTATGAGGATGAGAAGTCCCTTCTTATGTCTCAGAAGAGACTAGAGAAGCGATTTGGTCAGTCACCGGTGTTCATTGCAGCTACCTTCATGGAAATGGGGGGTATTCCACCTACAACTAATCCTGCGACACTTCTGAAAGAAGCCATTCATGTTATTAGCTGTGGATACGAGGACAAGTCTGAATGGGGTAAAGAG ATTGGGTGGATATATGGTTCAGTGACAGAAGATATTTTGACTGGATTTAAGATGCATGCTCGTGGGTGGATGTCGATCTACTGCATGCCTCCCAGGCCAGCTTTCAAGGGTTCAGCTCCCCTCAATCTTTCTGATCGTTTGAACCAAGTGCTTCGATGGGCTTTAGGGTCTATTGAGATTATGCTTAGCAGGCATTGCCCCATATGGTATGGCTATAAGGGAAGGTTAAGATTCTTGGAGAGATTGGCTTACATCAACACTGTGGTTTATCCCCTAACGTCTATTCCACTTATTGCCTACTGTATTCTGCCAGCTATCTGTCTATTGACCAATAAATTTATCATTCCCACG CTAAGCAATTTCGCTAGTATATTGTTTATCATGCTTTTCATGTCCATTGCTGCAACGGGTATTCTTGAGCTGAGATGGAGTGGAGTATCCATAGAAGACTGGTGGAGAAACGAGCAGTTCTGGGTTATTGGAGGTACATCAGCCCATCTGTTTGCCGTGTTCCAAGGTTTGCTGAAGGTGCTGGCCGGTATCGATACCAACTTTACGGTTACTTCCAAGGCAGCGGACGAAGATGGTGATTTTGCAGAACTTTACATATTTAAATGGACCGCACTTCTTATCCCTCCCACGACGGTCCTGATAGTGAACTTGGTTGGTGTAGTGGCGGGTGTTTCTTACGCCATTAACAGTGGTTACCAGTCATGGGGGCCACTGTTTGGGAAACTGTTCTTTTCATTCTGGGTGATTGCTCACTTGTATCCCTTCCTCAAGGGTCTATTGGGTCGTCAAAACAGGACCCCTACCATCGTGATTGTTTGGTCCGTTCTTCTTGCTTCCATCTTCTCGTTGCTTTGGGTTCGGATTAATCCTTTCACCACTGATGCTGAGAAGGCTGCAGCTGGTAATCAATGTGGTATCAATTGCTAG